In Nicotiana tabacum cultivar K326 chromosome 2, ASM71507v2, whole genome shotgun sequence, the following proteins share a genomic window:
- the LOC107818572 gene encoding cation/H(+) antiporter 20-like has protein sequence MGFNVSSIKTSSDGIWQGENPLHYAFPLLIIQTTLVVFLSRCLTFLLKPLRQPKVVAEILAGIMLGPSAFGRNEAFARWIFPIWSTPILESVASIGLLFFLFLVGLELDLKTIRKSGKRAAGIAFAGISLPFVFGIGVAFLLRKVIKGVDRVGYGEFFLFIGVSLSITAFPVLARILAELRLLTTQVGEIAMAAAAFNDVAAWILLALAVALAGGGKAHHSPLISLWVLLSGIGFVVFMFTIVRPIMIWMARKASCGHHIVEETYICLTLAGVMLFGFMTDLIGIHAIFGAFIFGLTIPKSGDFGGRLILRIEDFVSGLLLPLYFASSGIKTDITKIHSLGSWGLVVLVVSTACVGKVLGTFFVGMLYNIPAREALALGVLMNTKGLVELIVLNIGKEKKVLDDETFAILVVMALFTTFITTPAVMAIHKPSIRQIQLQKTPKPKENNLRILACIRGPRDARSLITLIESLRSNKNNNSSITKLYVMQLVEFSDRLSSILMVQRARKNGFPFISRVLRRDDDTTDQVTTAFEAYSQLGRVKVRPTMAISALPNLHEDIIHVAKKKQAEIIILPFHKYWQMEGGEEMEIHAGHGWRTVNERVTRQAPCAVAVLVDRGLEVNSMRVCIVFFGGADCRKAMEFGSRMVEHPAVRVTLVRFIQHIGSNFDEAERTLDDTTIADFKMRWDKQTVYAEKEASDELVEQVLAIGKSGEFELIIVGKGMFPQYIMAKLSENPLTDQHSELGPMANLLASSGKEIKSSVLMIQQQAFGCENSKDMNSKVASQC, from the exons ATGGGTTTTAACGTATCCTCCATTAAAACATCTTCAGATGGAATATGGCAAGGAGAAAATCCTTTGCACTATGCTTTCCCATTGTTAATCATTCAAACCACCTTAGTTGTCTTCCTCAGTCGCTGCCTTACTTTCCTCCTCAAGCCCCTCCGGCAACCCAAAGTCGTCGCCGAAATCCTT GCTGGGATAATGCTTGGACCATCAGCTTTTGGTAGGAACGAAGCCTTCGCGCGCTGGATTTTTCCAATATGGAGCACTCCGATTCTTGAATCTGTAGCAAGCATAGGGCTCTTATTCTTCTTGTTCCTCGTTGGCCTAGAATTGGACTTGAAAACCATACGTAAAAGTGGAAAAAGAGCTGCTGGTATAGCATTTGCAGGAATTTCTCTGCCCTTTGTTTTTGGCATTGGAGTTGCTTTTCTTCTAAGAAAAGTAATCAAAGGGGTTGACAGAGTTGGATATGGAGAATTTTTCTTATTCATCGGAGTTTCACTTTCAATCACGGCCTTCCCTGTTCTTGCTCGAATCCTCGCAGAACTAAG GTTACTTACTACACAAGTAGGTGAAATAGCCATGGCTGCAGCTGCATTCAATGATGTTGCAGCATGGATCTTACTTGCTCTTGCAGTTGCTCTAGCTGGAGGAGGAAAAGcacatcatagtcctttaatctCCCTCTGGGTTCTTTTATCTGGAATTGGATTTGTGGTTTTTATGTTCACAATTGTTAGGCCAATAATGATTTGGATGGCTAGAAAAGCTTCATGTGGTCaccatattgtggaggaaactTACATATGTTTAACCCTAGCTGGAGTAATGTTGTTTGGTTTTATGACTGATCTTATAGGTATACATGCAATATTTGGAGCATTTATATTTGGACTAACTATTCCaaaaagtggagattttggagGAAGGTTAATCTTGAGAATTGAAGATTTTGTTTCTGGATTATTATTGCCACTTTATTTTGCTTCAAGTGGAATAAAAACTGATATAACCAAAATTCATAGTCTTGGATCTTGGGGACTTGTTGTGCTTGTTGTGTCCACAGCTTGCGTAGGGAAGGTTTTGGGAACATTTTTTGTGGGCATGTTATATAATATACCAGCAAGGGAAGCCTTAGCACTTGGAGTTTTGATGAATACAAAAGGATTGGTGGAGCTCATCGTTCTTAATATTGGCAAAGAGAAAAAG GTTTTGGACGATGAGACGTTTGCAATACTGGTGGTTATGGCACTCTTTACAACCTTCATTACAACTCCAGCAGTAATGGCTATTCACAAACCATCAATACGCCAAATTCAACTACAAAAAACACCAAAACCCAAAGAAAATAATCTCAGAATTCTAGCATGTATTCGTGGCCCTAGAGATGCACGTTCACTTATAACCCTCATTGAATCACTAAGAtctaacaaaaataataattcttcaATTACCAAACTTTACGTAATGCAGCTCGTCGAATTCAGCGATCGACTCTCCTCTATCCTGATGGTTCAACGTGCCCGAAAGAATGGTTTTCCGTTCATCAGTCGGGTACTCCGGCGAGACGACGACACGACCGATCAAGTGACCACGGCGTTCGAGGCGTATAGTCAATTAGGTCGGGTCAAGGTCCGACCTACAATGGCTATCTCAGCTTTGCCAAATTTGCACGAGGATATTATTCATGTTGCGAAGAAGAAACAAGCTGAAATTATTATTTTGCCATTTCATAAATATTGGCAAATGGAGGGGGGAGAAGAAATGGAGATTCATGCAG GGCATGGATGGAGAACGGTGAATGAGAGGGTGACGAGACAAGCGCCGTGCGCAGTGGCGGTGCTGGTTGATCGTGGACTAGAAGTGAATTCCATGAGAGTTTGCATTGTGTTTTTTGGTGGAGCTGATTGTCGAAAGGCTATGGAATTTGGTAGCAGAATGGTTGAACATCCAGCTGTTAGGGTTACATTAGTAAGATTCATCCAACATATTGGGAGTAATTTTGATGAAGCTGAAAG GACTTTGGACGATACTACTATTGCAGATTTCAAGATGAGGTGGGATAAACAAACTGTATATGCTGAAAAAGAAGCAAGTGATGAATTGGTGGAACAAGTATTGGCAATAGGGAAAAGTGGGGAATTTGAGCTGATAATAGTAGGAAAaggcatgttcccacaatacatAATGGCAAAACTGTCTGAGAACCCATTAACTGATCAGCATTCAGAATTGGGGCCAATGGCTAATCTATTGGCTTCCTCTGGCAAAGAGATAAAAAGCTCTGTCCTAATGATTCAACAACAAGCTTTTGGCTGTGAAAATAGTAAGGATATGAACTCAAAAGTGGCTAGCCAATGTTAA
- the LOC107818573 gene encoding uncharacterized protein LOC107818573 isoform X1 has translation MQSSTSTKRVESSEPKTSKSGFKPTVCLKDWWLKRAEADSQGRTLAVAGHTSREGQALRVFSSAPILKAFDVFTLETIDGICVVLKGFINKTHSEENGFPSEVFEQFLFGFPPQWEVFNKKYLGRETKGKAAASDALGFEKPSACSEKVKDLKKHNGRKGYEVEHNLKRDDQNDGKIASEVIVRKKTKQAERSSAKLNCRNTSTSTAKEQTDDCRTTRFKSASASATKSTKRKLTYETPQKEKEAVPVISPEPSSFKRSRSGRLLLPPMEFWRNQMAIYDADRGVAAIKQGHMDLDDLSIVSRSEPSRKRRQRR, from the exons ATGCAATCTTCAACTTCAACTAAAAGGGTCGAATCTTCTGAACCCAAGACATCAAAATCTGGGTTTAAGCCAACT GTTTGTCTGAAAGATTGGTGGCTCAAAAGGGCTGAAGCTGATTCTCAGGGAAGGACTCTCGCCGTTGCTGGCCACACTTCTCGAGA AGGTCAGGCGTTACGAGTATTCTCCTCTGCACCAATTCTCAAGGCATTTGATGTTTTTACTCTTGAGACCATCGATGGGATATGCGTTGTCCTCAAAGGCTTCATAAACAAAACTCATTCGGAGGAAAATGGTTTTCCATCTGAG GTGTTCGAACAGTTTCTTTTTGGTTTTCCTCCTCAATGGGAGGTGTTCAACAAAAAATACTTAGGAAGAGAAACTAAAGGTAAGGCTGCTGCAAGTGATGCCCTTGGTTTCGAAAAACCATCTGCCTGTTCAGAAA AGGTTAAAGATCTGAAGAAGCATAACGGGAGAAAAGGGTATGAAGTAGAACATAACTTGAAGAGGGACGATCAGAATGATGGAAAAATTGCAAGTGAAGTTATTGTACGAAAGAAGACAAAACAAGCAGAGAGGTCGTCCGCCAAGCTTAATTGTAGGAACACTTCTACAAGCACTGCAAAGGAGCAAACTGATGATTGTAGAACAACTCGCTTTAAAAGCGCAAGTGCATCCGCCACAAAAAGCACAAAGAGAAAATTGACATAT GAAACACCTCAGAAAGAGAAAGAGGCAGTTCCAGTTATCTCTCCTGAACCTTCGAGTTTTAAAAGATCCAGATCAG GGAGATTGCTACTTCCTCCAATGGAATTTTGGCGCAATCAAATGGCAATCTATGATGCG GATCGCGGGGTTGCAGCAATTAAACAAGGCCACATGGATCTGGATGATCTATCTATAG TGAGTAGATCAGAACCATCAAGAAAGAGACGGCAACGCAGATAA
- the LOC107818573 gene encoding uncharacterized protein LOC107818573 isoform X2, which produces MQSSTSTKRVESSEPKTSKSGFKPTVCLKDWWLKRAEADSQGRTLAVAGHTSREGQALRVFSSAPILKAFDVFTLETIDGICVVLKGFINKTHSEENGFPSEVFEQFLFGFPPQWEVFNKKYLGRETKGKAAASDALGFEKPSACSEKVKDLKKHNGRKGYEVEHNLKRDDQNDGKIASEVIVRKKTKQAERSSAKLNCRNTSTSTAKEQTDDCRTTRFKSASASATKSTKRKLTYDRGVAAIKQGHMDLDDLSIVSRSEPSRKRRQRR; this is translated from the exons ATGCAATCTTCAACTTCAACTAAAAGGGTCGAATCTTCTGAACCCAAGACATCAAAATCTGGGTTTAAGCCAACT GTTTGTCTGAAAGATTGGTGGCTCAAAAGGGCTGAAGCTGATTCTCAGGGAAGGACTCTCGCCGTTGCTGGCCACACTTCTCGAGA AGGTCAGGCGTTACGAGTATTCTCCTCTGCACCAATTCTCAAGGCATTTGATGTTTTTACTCTTGAGACCATCGATGGGATATGCGTTGTCCTCAAAGGCTTCATAAACAAAACTCATTCGGAGGAAAATGGTTTTCCATCTGAG GTGTTCGAACAGTTTCTTTTTGGTTTTCCTCCTCAATGGGAGGTGTTCAACAAAAAATACTTAGGAAGAGAAACTAAAGGTAAGGCTGCTGCAAGTGATGCCCTTGGTTTCGAAAAACCATCTGCCTGTTCAGAAA AGGTTAAAGATCTGAAGAAGCATAACGGGAGAAAAGGGTATGAAGTAGAACATAACTTGAAGAGGGACGATCAGAATGATGGAAAAATTGCAAGTGAAGTTATTGTACGAAAGAAGACAAAACAAGCAGAGAGGTCGTCCGCCAAGCTTAATTGTAGGAACACTTCTACAAGCACTGCAAAGGAGCAAACTGATGATTGTAGAACAACTCGCTTTAAAAGCGCAAGTGCATCCGCCACAAAAAGCACAAAGAGAAAATTGACATAT GATCGCGGGGTTGCAGCAATTAAACAAGGCCACATGGATCTGGATGATCTATCTATAG TGAGTAGATCAGAACCATCAAGAAAGAGACGGCAACGCAGATAA